TCGCCCGCCCGATCCTCTCCACATCCTCACAGGAGAGGTAGAAAAGAGAGCCGTAGCGACGCCTCACGCAATCTCCCCCGGACAGGTCCACCCCGCCGCTCGGCGAGGAGCCGGCGGCAACGGCCAACAATTGTCGGACCTGCCGGCGTGTCGCGGAGACGCCCTGCTTCGCCAGCCATTGATGCACGATACGCGCGCTCGCGCCTGGAACGATTTCGAGCAAGCGCAGTGGTAGCTCTCCATCGGGCAAACCGCGCAGAAGGTTCTCGACCCACGCTTCTGCAAGTCGCGACTCGACGCGAAGCTCGGCCGTCAGGTCCGAGATCCGACTGGTTACATCGACTTCGAGGACACGTGCCATTTCCGGCAGCAGATCGCGCCGCACGCGATTGCGGAAGAAGCGCTCTTCCTCATTCGAGGAATCCTCAACCCACGCGATGTCCCGCATGCGCAGATAGTCCCGAACATCTTCGCGTCGCTCGTGCAGCAAGGGGCGCATCAGACCATCGGCGCGCAGCGGAGCCATTGCCGACAACGAAGCCACTCCTCCGCCACGTGCCAGACGCATCAGGAAGGTCTCGGCCTGGTCCTCGGCGGTATGCGCCACAACAATCCAGCGTGCACGCCACGCACCCGCCGTCGCTCGCAACGCCGTGATGCGTGCCTGCCGTGCCCGAGCCTCGAGATTCGCGGTCTCCGGCCCCAGATCGAACCGGTGCAGGAAAAACGGCAACCGCCACCGCCGCGCGAGCGACTCGACAAACTGCGCATCACGCGCAGACTCCTGACCGCGTAATCCGTGGTCGACATGCGCGACGGCAATCTCGAGCGGCAATCGACCGCTCGAGGCAAGCGCCGTCAATGCCGCGAGAAGCCCCGTGGAGTCCGCCCCACCCGACACGCCGACCACCAGCCGACTGCCCGGCAGGAGGCCCTCTGTGTTGCGCAGCGTGTGCTGCAAACGGGTTTCAAGACCATTGTCCGGCACCAGGATAGTCTACCCGGTTCCTCTTTGCTGTGCATCCGCCGAAAACAGGCCCCGGGTTGGCAGAAACTCGCGCGACGAGCCCGGAAGGATGGACCGAGACTGCCTGAATGATAAGAAATTGCGGATGCATACCCGCTATTCACGCGACCGGCTCCCGAGCAGAATCCATCAAATTCTACTGGCGGCAATCGCGATGATCTTGCCGGGATGCACCGCACCCCCGGCCTTTTTGCTTCCGGCCGCAATTCTGGATCCGGCGCAGGCAGGCGTCGAAGGCCGACTGCAGGGAGAGTACGCAACCTCCAGCGGTGCGCCTGCCGCGCAGATCGTCGCTCGGGGTCAGGGGCGGTTTCGCTTGCGCTGGTGGCCCGAAGGCGACGTGACCGGAAGCTCCAGCACAGCGAGCACTCCCACGGTGGACGGTGTCCTGCGCGGCCAGAAGGCCGTGTTCTCCGGAAGTCTGGAAGGGACCACCGATGGATCCACCCTGAGTGTTTCCGACAGCCTCGGGAAACGCTGGATATTGGTGCGACAGGAACGTCGCAGCCCCACCCTCGGGTTGCGAGCTCCCGCTGGCGCGGTGGTTCTCGACAGGCAAGAGACCACCGAAGGCAGGTTTGATGCCACCGGCCACCTGCAACGGGGCGCGCGAAGCCGCGAGGCCTTTGCTGATGCAAGGATCCATGTGGAGTACCGCCTGCCCTTCGAGCCCGACGGCGAAGGCCAGTTCCGCGGCAACAGCGGTGTCTACATCCAGTCTCGCTACGAGGTACAGGTACTGGATTCCTTCGGTCGTCCGGTCGGAGATCGCGAGGCCGGCGCGCTCTACAAACAATCCCCTCCGATGGTCAATGCCGCCCTGCCCCCGCTGGTGTGGCAGACCTACGATATCGACTTTCGCGCAGCTCGGTTCGATGCGACCGGAGAAAAGATCGCCAATGCCCGCGTTACCGTGCGACACAATGGCGTTCTGGTTCAGGACGACACCGAGATCCTCGAACCCACCGGACAAGGAGACGCCGAGAGCGGGGAACCCGGGCGTTTGCTTCTGCAGGACCACGGCAACCCGGTCCTGTACCGGAACGTGTGGATCGAGAGGCGCGGCGACTCGCCCCCGCCGACCTGAATCGTTGCCCAGGCGATCAGGGATGCGACAAGCGATCAACCGCTGCGGCGACCGCTGCGGCGACCGCCGCGGCGGGATCCGACGGCGCCTGCTCGCAAACCCACGCGATATGTCCGTCGGGCCGCACCAAAACCGCGGCTTCGGGACCAAGGCCCCCAATGTCCCCAAGAAGCGCGCCCGCCGCGCGATCCGTTTTCGCGACACCGGCATCCGCCCAAAGATCGCTGCGGGTGCCAGTCAGCAGAACAAATTCATCGGGGCGAACAAGCCCCAGAGTCGAGACCATACCTCCCCCGTCAGCCAACCAGACGTGCGGCAACCGATACCCCGCCACCAGCCCGCGAGGCACATCGCGAACCACATTCTCGACCGGAAGGTCAGCTGCATCATCATCAAGGATGGCCGGGCTCCGATAGCGATAGCCTAGATCCAACCCGAGCATGTCGAAGTGTTCGGGTTGTGCATCGATCGCGGCCTGAACGTCGCCACCGCCGGCGAGAGCCTCCTCGATCAAATCCATCTTGCGATAGTTGCTCAGACTCTGGTCCGCATTGGCGACTGCGACCGGGCGACGCTCGATCTCGTAGGTGTCGAGCAGGCGGTCGTCGGCGTGCCCAGCCATGGCCATCGCGACTTTCCAGCTGAGATTATGCGCATCGCCGACCCCGGTATTCATCCCGATGCCACCGGTAGGCGGAAAACGATGTGCAGCGTCACCCAGCAGAAAGATCGGTCCTTGCCGATAGCTGGCAGCGACCTGACTCGACATGCGCCACGGCGCCACCGAAGCGATCTCGACGGGCACATCCGCCCCGATCGCGTCGAGAACCAACTGATGCGCACGGGCATCGGTAAACCATTCGCGATCTTTCGTTTCGGGATCATAGGGGTGCATGAGGACCCAATCGGAATCGACACGGTGGCATATGAAAAACCCTGCTGCGGCCCCGCCCAAAAATTCAAAAAGAAGTGCCGGACGCTCAGCCAGAAGATCTCGGAGGTCGGCGTGAAAGTGGATCCCCACGAACGACTGAACCAATTCCGGCCCGACCATTTCGATGCCACAGGCATGGCGGATATCGCTCGAGGCACCATCGCAGGCAAAGAGGAAGCGACTACGGATCCGGACCTCGCCCCCATCCACACCCACATGCGAGATCAGCCGCTGATCGGCACCCCTCTCGCTGCGCAGCCAGCGATGGCCGAAGTCCACACGGGCACCCGCGTCGCGCGCCTCCGCCAACAAGAGCGGCTCGAGGCGATCCTGCGAGATATTCGCGATCGGCGTCGGCGTAGCGGCAAGAATCTTCTCTGCTTGCCCCGCCCCCAACAACTCGAAGCAACCATGCTGGGTCCCGTTCAGAGAATCCACCCAGCGAATGGCGGGAATCTCGGTGATCGGCGTCGACAAGGCGCGCAGGCGTTCTTCAGGCACTCCTGCTCCGGTCAGGATCTCGAGCGTACGGGAGGAAACCACGTGGGCCTGCGGGGCGCGATGCGTACCCGCGCGCGCTTCGATGACCGCGACCGTGATGCCGAGGTTCCGCAGGAGCAAGGCGCAGCT
The genomic region above belongs to Candidatus Binatia bacterium and contains:
- the tilS gene encoding tRNA lysidine(34) synthetase TilS; this translates as MPDNGLETRLQHTLRNTEGLLPGSRLVVGVSGGADSTGLLAALTALASSGRLPLEIAVAHVDHGLRGQESARDAQFVESLARRWRLPFFLHRFDLGPETANLEARARQARITALRATAGAWRARWIVVAHTAEDQAETFLMRLARGGGVASLSAMAPLRADGLMRPLLHERREDVRDYLRMRDIAWVEDSSNEEERFFRNRVRRDLLPEMARVLEVDVTSRISDLTAELRVESRLAEAWVENLLRGLPDGELPLRLLEIVPGASARIVHQWLAKQGVSATRRQVRQLLAVAAGSSPSGGVDLSGGDCVRRRYGSLFYLSCEDVERIGRASRPWTCTNLGLPGDCLLPNGTRLRTRAGLWGEVNPPISCLRTILPEAAGLEGLRARAPSPGDRLRLPSGTRKLFDLCTDLGIPRDLRGGLTVILEDNEVVWVPGVSAAGRWSDPGKNDGLVLIAEGDLLQDLNGCRKKA
- a CDS encoding DUF1080 domain-containing protein, translating into MHTRYSRDRLPSRIHQILLAAIAMILPGCTAPPAFLLPAAILDPAQAGVEGRLQGEYATSSGAPAAQIVARGQGRFRLRWWPEGDVTGSSSTASTPTVDGVLRGQKAVFSGSLEGTTDGSTLSVSDSLGKRWILVRQERRSPTLGLRAPAGAVVLDRQETTEGRFDATGHLQRGARSREAFADARIHVEYRLPFEPDGEGQFRGNSGVYIQSRYEVQVLDSFGRPVGDREAGALYKQSPPMVNAALPPLVWQTYDIDFRAARFDATGEKIANARVTVRHNGVLVQDDTEILEPTGQGDAESGEPGRLLLQDHGNPVLYRNVWIERRGDSPPPT
- a CDS encoding FAD-dependent monooxygenase, whose translation is MPNDVMNVDVLISGAGPVGLSCALLLRNLGITVAVIEARAGTHRAPQAHVVSSRTLEILTGAGVPEERLRALSTPITEIPAIRWVDSLNGTQHGCFELLGAGQAEKILAATPTPIANISQDRLEPLLLAEARDAGARVDFGHRWLRSERGADQRLISHVGVDGGEVRIRSRFLFACDGASSDIRHACGIEMVGPELVQSFVGIHFHADLRDLLAERPALLFEFLGGAAAGFFICHRVDSDWVLMHPYDPETKDREWFTDARAHQLVLDAIGADVPVEIASVAPWRMSSQVAASYRQGPIFLLGDAAHRFPPTGGIGMNTGVGDAHNLSWKVAMAMAGHADDRLLDTYEIERRPVAVANADQSLSNYRKMDLIEEALAGGGDVQAAIDAQPEHFDMLGLDLGYRYRSPAILDDDAADLPVENVVRDVPRGLVAGYRLPHVWLADGGGMVSTLGLVRPDEFVLLTGTRSDLWADAGVAKTDRAAGALLGDIGGLGPEAAVLVRPDGHIAWVCEQAPSDPAAAVAAAVAAAVDRLSHP